The Arachis ipaensis cultivar K30076 chromosome B07, Araip1.1, whole genome shotgun sequence genomic interval NNNNNNNNNNNNNNNNNNNNNNNNNNNNNNNNNNNNNNNNNNNNNNNNNNNNNNNNNNNNNNNNGGTTAATTTTGTGTTGATTAATTTGTGACAATGAAAGTAATGatggtattttttaaaataagacaACAGGAGTTGAAAATTGTGTGACTCAAACATTTTTATATGCTAAGAAATGGTGTGGTAAGTAACTcaggttgttgatggctatgccgaagATAATTTAGGAATTACTTATTTGTTTAGTTTTCCTTGTCTTGTTTGTTCCATTTCGATGTTGAGctttctctttcaaaaaaaaaactttctATTAGTTTAGAGTTatgataaaagataaaaaaaaatatatatataataaaatNNNNNNNNNNNNNNNNNNNNNNNNNNNNNNNNNNNNNNNNNNNNNNNNNNNNNNNNNNNNNNNNNNNNNNNNNNNNNNNNNNNNNNNNNNNNNNNNNNNNNNNNNNNNTACGAATATATGATCATATTTAGTTACTTTATTTCAAAACAATTTCAATAAAATTAGCACTATCTAAAATCAATTATGCAAATAGAGACTTAAAAtggtgattttgaaaattttacttAGATagatatttttatatacaaaatatttaTAGGAAATGAAGGCACACAAAAACAACATTTCAACAGTGTTGTTATCGTCTCAAAATTTATCTCTTTATAAATATAGTAGTCATGAAAAAAAGAGTATACAATAAATATAGCTGATACCCTGATACCCTAACACTATTAAATTTTGTCCTGGTGTAATTTGTCAAACAATGTCTTCTCTTcatcttatttaaaaaaattgaacatAAAAATATACATATCATGAATATCATCCTTCGTACAAATAAAAGATTTAGCAATCAAATATCAACTTCTATTTAAGTACTTTGCatcataataaattattatagTATAGAGTAAATTGTACCATAGATGttgaaaattttttacttttaatttgtaGATTACAAAAATATCATGCAACATGTGATGACGTGTATAAATGTTAACAGTAAAAAGTGCAAACAATACGAGcacaatattttaatattatgatTTTTCCAGGTGTATTAGGAGTATTGTTTATTCCAAGTTTTACGGTACTTAAATTGATAACACATAAACTTTTCTAAACAtatgcattatttttaggtaggcATTCACATAGTGTGATGCCTTAGCACCGTTGAAGTGTGTGAACATCCATAACACGAGTACGAAAAAGATGatacaatattttattattatgatttTTCTTGGCGTATTAGAAGCACTATTCATTTGATAGCAGACAAACTCTTCTAAACATACACATTACTCTTAGGTAGGCATTCACATGAGTTGATGCCTAGTTTGTGAATGTCAATACTGAAGAGTATAAATAACatgataaaatattttaatattaagaaaattatatggtgCTGATTAGAAAAGTTAACATATGTGATATGTCCTGACATGATAGATTGGAATAATAACGATGCCCATGGTAATATAACGATGCTCATGGTAATATGTAACACATGGATGCTATTTATGATGTAACTGTGATAGAGTGGTAAGGTGACAAGGTTTTTTTCAATAcgttaaaattcaatttttaaaacacttcattaaaaaaatatatttaaatatttttaNNNNNNNNNNNNNNNNNNNNNNNNNNNNNNNNNNNNNNNNNNNNNNNNNNNNNNNNNNNNNACTATTACTTAATATTCACATAAATTTTGTTCAACTCTTCTTGacatcatattttcttttttttttggtgatacTCAGTTACCATTCATTTCTTCCTTATTTCATACCATCTCTGCTAAACTGAAAGTTTACCTTGGATATACAATAAAAGAAATCTCGCAGAAATACAACACTGCAAAAACATAATAATACTTGAATTATTCACCTCTTAATAATTCACATACCATAACAAACTAATTAAACTTGATTAATTTGGgtaatgataaaaaaatactGATTAATTTTCATGCCAAACACAGAAAATGAAACGCTTGCAACTCCATAAGAGTTACATCATAACAGTGTTCATGTGCTATTACCATGCATGCCTCTCCATGTCATAAAGACATCATCATCACATGCTGATTTTTGATATAGTACTTAATTGATAGCACACAAACTCTTTTAAATATATACATTATTTTTAAGTAGGTATTCACATACATATTAAAATTGTACATAAAACACACACAAAAAAGAACAcactatctttggtaaaaaaaaaaaatgagtatggcatagtctccccatactcatttAAGAGGTAGTCTCCTAACTTAGGTTAATTTTGTGTTTTTAGTTTTGACTAATTTACAATAATAAAAGGAGTGAAAATTTGTAACTTTCTATTGCTTTAAAAGCTCTTAGataaagaaaaactcaagaaaattAATAGATAATagaatctaaatataaataatttaaaataataaaattatattaaaaaaatataagtatATGNNNNNNNNNNNNNNNNNNNNNNNNNNNNNNNNNNNNNNNNNNNNNNNNNNNNNNNNNNNNNNNNNNNNNNNNNNNNNNNNNNNNNNNNNNNNNNNNNNNNNNNNNNNNNNNNNNNNNNNNNNNNNNNNNNNNNNNNNNNNNNNNNNNNNNNNNNNNNNNNNNAAGTTAATTTACTTCCAACCAATACTGATAGAATTAGCACTATTTAAAATCAAGTTTGTAACTAGAGACTCGGATGATGTTTCTATAATTTTACTTAGATACATAATTGAatgaaaaactttttttttaatattatgctTTTTCTAGATATATTAGAAGCATTATTCATTCTAAGTCTCATAGTACTCAATTGATACCATACAAACTTTTTTAAACATATGCATTACTTTTAGATAAGCATTCACATgcatattaaaattttacataaaatataaaaaaacactcattattaaaaaatagaaaaaaaaaacaaaacaaaataaaaaaaatcacatgATTTCTTCTTTCTTATTCTATATTTATGTACAATTGGGAAATATGTATGAGAACgagtaattatttttaaattatgttaattttgtgttttttttgttttgattagtTGTAATAATGAAAGAGTGAAAATTAGTAACTTTCTACTCGTGATAAAGATAAATTCTAAGAAAATGAACAGAAAATAGAATCTAAATATGAATAATTCAAAAAGATAAAATCATATTAAAAGAATATGAGTGTACAACAATATTTAAGTTACTTTAATTCAATCCAATTTTGATAGAACTAGCACTATCTAGAATCAATTCGACAAACAAAGACTCAAACCGTGATTCTGATAATTTTACTTAGATACATAATTGAATGGACATTCTTGTCTTTTCTGATATATACAAATATTTATAGGTATTGAGGATGCAGTCAGAGAGTATAAAGTATGAAAACACATCTTAATAGAGCTACGTCATCTCAAAATTTATCCTAATagtcatccaaaaaaaaaaatgtaataatTCAGTTGATGCCTCATCACTATTGAGTTTTGTCCTGTTGTAATTTCTCAAGCAAGATCTCCTTTTCATCTTGTTCAAGAGAATTGAACATGAAAACAGACTTGTCGCCAATATCATCCTTCACGTAAATGCCAGCAATCAGGTATGAACTTATATTTAAGTACTCAGAGAGTAAATAATGCTAAATATACCTTAATTGGCTGAGTGAACTTCCTTCCCGCAAATATCACGAAAAGCGTCATCCATGAAGCAAGTAGAAATAATTTAGGTCCATCATCCATCAAACCAGACTgcaaatttttaactttttagtTATCTATGTGTAACAAGCAAGGAACAAAAGTattgagaaaaaataaataacGTGTAATCATTCCCATGTCAAATAGactaaggaaagaaagaaagatgcAATGGAATAATCAAGCTTCCACTAAAGCATAATTTATCTAGGATTgatataaaactaaaaaaaaagttagtgaatacaatatttttttaattcataaaaCCATGATCAGTTAAAAAAGAACATGATTATGGACTTAATGTATAATAAATTACTATATAGATGATTAAAAAAAGAATACCAAATGACCGAGAAGAAGAATAGGAATAACAAAAGTGAGTACTCCTGCTTCTAACTTGCCATAGCACAATCCTGTTTAGAGAATACAAAAgtttaaaaaagataaatttctTCAAATTAATATTCAATGCAAAAGAACAAATATAGCAAGACCTTCCTTGAAGACCAACCCTGTCATCGCAGCAAAAAGTGGACCAACAAGCCAAACAGCAGATGGGTTTTCCAAAACATACTGTGTCAGACTCTCATGAGCTGGTTGTGCAAAGTTGATGTAAGCAGTAGCTGATCCAATAACGCCAAGCACCCACAATGTTTGCAGGATGCGCTTGATCTCAGAGACATAGATGTGAATCAAAAGTAATGATAAACCCAACCCACCTGAGCCAATAACATAAAAAGCATCCAGGTTCTGCTTGAGTACAGCACTTAGTGATGAGCTATCCGGAAAAAAGGCAGCGGATGCCGCGATCACAAATGATGCCGCAGCTGTCACCAGTCCTGATCTGTACAAAATTACCTGCCATACATGGCATAAGCGAAACACAATGCTTTAAGCTGTAAATTACAATGGAGTTAGCCTAGCTAATCTGCACTGAATTTGAATGGAGAAAGTGTAACACCTCGCGAACATCGGATGATTCAATAGTCCAGGGGCCATAAATACCCTCATAAACAACACTATTGTTATTGCCCAAGGAACCTTGGCGGCTTTCTCCCAAACCTGCACATCTTACTGACTTGGTTCTAATTCTGCTGGCTGATGCTCCATAAGAAGAAATTCGATCACCATATAATAACCTCGATCCACCACTGTCTACTTTGAATCGAGGACTAGGAGGCCGTATTGCTAGTGCCACCGTACTCAAACCTTGCAATGTCATCTTCTGATTTTGTTTGCTGGGAATTTCAAGTTTTCAACTTAGTAACAATGAGTTTTTACTGGTTACAATTAACTCAATTCAAAAAGGAGTGGCACCAATATGAAATTTACAAGCAAATAtcctttaaaattaaattaaacttagAAGAGAAAACCAGTAATTGGGTAAATCTAAGTTTGGATATCAAGAAAGAACTCATGAAGGAACCAAGGATTCCAAGGTTTAGGGCTCAGGGTAAAGCCAGTAGCCACTCCCAAATGCTTAATATCAAATGTCAATAAGACAGTTCACATCAAAACACCAAACTACACCAAAACAAATGTTCATATCCAGACACAGTCAATTCAACGAGCAAACTTCCAGCCAACCAAAATTAGACCAAAGGAAATATAGAATTAGAAAAAGCAGCAACATTTGGCCCTTTCAACCTTGTAAGTTTTTAGCTTTGAAGTTAGCATAAACCGAAATATAGTCCTCTTTTTCTGGACAGACCACGATGTAAAACCAAAATATCTTTAAACACAGGAATAATTCATGACATTGAAATTTTATTGCCCACTACTGGTATATATATTCCAACCCAACCAATATAAAACATGCTAACCTTTCAGAGATAACATTGATCAAAGAGAAATATATATTCCACCAAAGCGTAGAAATTGGAAATTACCAGTGAGTCAGTGACGTGGCAGAGGGCggaagagggagagggagagggggaGGAAGAGGAAGGCCACGCAACACGGAGGTGAGTGGTTGTGGTTAGCTTCAGT includes:
- the LOC107606144 gene encoding uncharacterized protein LOC107606144, with the protein product MTLQGLSTVALAIRPPSPRFKVDSGGSRLLYGDRISSYGASASRIRTKSVRCAGLGESRQGSLGNNNSVVYEGIYGPWTIESSDVREVILYRSGLVTAAASFVIAASAAFFPDSSSLSAVLKQNLDAFYVIGSGGLGLSLLLIHIYVSEIKRILQTLWVLGVIGSATAYINFAQPAHESLTQYVLENPSAVWLVGPLFAAMTGLVFKEGLCYGKLEAGVLTFVIPILLLGHLSGLMDDGPKLFLLASWMTLFVIFAGRKFTQPIKDDIGDKSVFMFNSLEQDEKEILLEKLQQDKTQ